One Myxococcaceae bacterium JPH2 genomic window, TACCCAGGGAGGAGCCGCGGGAGCCAAGGGCGCCTACTATGAGGCGTGCTGTGGCTCCGGCGGCTGTACGGGCTGGAAGCTCATCAAGATGGTCTGCGTGACGCCCTGTGAGCTGAACTGAGCCCCACCGAGGGCAACGAGGAGGGCCGCAAGGCTCCGCGCGGATGAAGCATCCCTTTGCATCCTCGCGCCCGTGGGAGGCGCTCGGCTCGCTGTCCGCGCGGCTCCTGGTGGCGTTCCTCGTGCCCACCCTGCTCTTCCTCACGCTCGCGGGCGTCACGGTGTACGCGTTGGCGCGCGCGAGCCTTGAGGACGAGCTGGGCACGGGCCTGTCCGCGCTGGCCGCGGCCACGGCCAGCCAGGTGAATGGCGAGCGCATGCTCACCATCGAGCCCGGAGATGACCAGGGCGGCACGCGCACGTGGCGAGCGCTCGCGAGGCTCCTGGATGGCGTGCGCACGGCCAGCGGGGTGCGGCGCATCTACGCGGTGGACACGGCGGGACGCGTGCGCGCGGACTCCACCGGCAGCCTCCCGGTGGGCGCCGAGGTGCCCGAACTCGCGAGGGACCGGCTGGAGCTGTCGCGCGTGTTCGCGGGCGGGCGCGCGGCCAGCCAGGTGCTGTTCACGGGCTCGGACGGACAGCTCTACAAGACGGGCTACGCGCCCATCCTCCAGGACGGACAGGTGGTGGGCGCGGTGGCCGTGGAGGGCAGCGCCGCGTACTTCGTCCCGCTGCGCCGGATGGGGCGCGCCTTCGCGGTGGCGAGCGCGGTGGCGCTCCTGGTGTTGGCGCTCATCGCGGTGCTCACCGCGCGCGGGCTGGCGCGACCGCTCGGGCGACTGATGGACTCGGCGCTGCGCATCGGCCGAGGCGACCTGACGACGCCGGTGCCCCCCGAGCCCACGCGCGAGATTGGCGTGCTCGCGCGCGAACTCGAAGAGATGCGCCGCGCGCTGGAGGGACGAGACCGTCAGCTCAAGCTCATGCTCGCGGGCGTGGCCCATGAGGTGCGAAACCCGCTGGGCGGAATCGCGCTGTTCAGCGGGCTCTTGGACGAGGACCTCAAGGCCGGCTCACACCCGGAGGCCGGCGCGCATGTCGCGCGCATCCAGCGCGAGGTGGCGTACCTGCAGCGCATCGTCGAGGACTTCCTCGCCTTCGCGCGCGAGCAGCCGCTGGCGCGTGCTCCCGTGGAGGCCCCCGCGCTCGTGGACGGGGCGTGTGAGCTGCTCTCGATGGAGGCGGAAGCCCGCGGCGTGGTGCTGGAGGTGGACGCCGCGCCCGCGCGCCTGGAAGCAGATGGAAGCCTGCTCACCGCCGCGCTGGTGAACCTGGTGAAGAACGCCGTGCAGGCCTCGCCGCCCGGTGCCCCCGTGCGCGTGACGGGCCACGCCCAGGATGGCCGCTACACCATCCACGTGCGCGACCAAGGCCCCGGCGTCCCGGAGACCCAACGCGAGCGCATCTTCGAGCCCTTCTTCACCACGCGCGAGCAGGGCACCGGCCTGGGCCTGCCGCTCGCGCGAAAGATTGCCCGCGCGCACGGCGGCGAGCTGGCGCTGACGTCTCAGCCCGGCGCCACCACCTTCCTGCTCACCCTGCCGCTGGCGCCCCAGGAGGCTCCGGAGCCACAGGCACGGGGTCCTCGTCCTCGTGGACGTTGAACTGCTCCGCCATCCGCTCCACTTCGTGTGACACGGACTGGAGCGCGCGAGTGGCCTCGCGGGTGGACTCCAGGCGCGTGAGCGTGGCGCCCATGATTTGGGACAGCTCGCCGATGGCGGTGAACACCTGGGTGAAGCCCGCGTTCTGCGCCGTGACGGCGGAGGCAATCTGCCGCGCGGCGGTGGAGCTCTCCTGGGAGATGCGCGACAGCGCGCGCAGCGAGTCCCCCGAGGCGCGCATCTGCTCCAGCCCCTCGGACACCTGGGCCTCGCCCACCATGCCCATGCGGGCCGCGTCACCGATGCCGCGGCTGATCTCCAGGAGGATGGAGTGGATGCGTCGGGTGGCCTGGATGGACTGGTTGGACAGCCCGCGCATCTCCTGCGCCACCACCGCGAAGCCCCGCCCCGCCTCGCCCGAGCGCGCCGCCTCGATGGCCGCGTTCACCGCCAGGAGGTGGGACTGGTCCGCCAGGTCCTTCACCGCCTCGGTGATTTCGCCAATCTGCGTGGTGCTGTCCGCCAGCCGGGACAGCCGCTGCTGGATGCCGTCCACGGCGCCGCGGATGGCGGTGAGGCCCTTGAGGCTCTGCGCCACCGCTTCCTCGCCGGTGCGGCCCAGCTCCTCGGCGCGCGCGGCCACCAGGAGCACGGACTCCGCGCGCTGCGCCGCCGCGACAGACGTGCGTTTGATCTCCTCGCTCGTCACCTGCGCCTCGCGCAGGGCGGCGGCCTGACGGGTGATGCTCTCGCGCTGCTCGTCGTTGGCGGTGCTCAGGTGACCACCGGCCTCGCTCAGCTGCGACGCGGAGGCTTGCAACGCCCGAGGCAGCCGCCGCAGCTTCGCGAGCACGGCGTTCATGCCCGCGGCCAGGTCGCCAATCTCGTCGGTGGAGACCCACGCGGGCGCCTGCGCGCGGCCCGCCGCGAGTGACTCGATGGCCGTGCGCACCGCGCCCGCCGCGCTCGCCTGTCGCCGCGCCAACAGCCACGTGGTGGCCGTGGGCAGCAGCAGGAGGATGCCGCCCACCCACGCCAGGGCCCAGCCCAGCTCGGATGCGAGCGCATCCCCCAACTCCAGCACCCGCGCCGCCGAGCGGTGCGCCCCATCCGCCACCATCTGCGCCATCAGCGTGTCTCGCAGGTGCAAGAGCTTCATCACCACCACGCAGCCGCTGAGCATGAGCGTGGACAGCGTGGAGCCCACGAAGGTGAAGGGCAGGAACCACGCGAGCCGAGGCCAGGACAGCCCTTGCCCCGTCAGCACCAGCTCCGGCTGACGGCGCTGCTCGGCCAGGGCCAACGGCAGGAGGGCCCGCTCCAGCGTGATGCAGATGGGGAAGCCCAGCACCACGCCACACGCCAGCCCGATGAGCGTGCCCACGCCCACGCGGAACAGGTCCTTCTGGAACCACAGACACACGGGCAGGCTGAAGAAGAACCCGCCCAGCGTCCACGCCACGCACGACGAGGCCACCGCCGCGCGCCACGGCAGCCGGAGGATGCGCTCCAGCCTCGCGCCCGGCGCATCCGAGGCGCGCGTCCGCAGGGCGTGCGTGAGCAGCGCGCGCAGGGCCACA contains:
- a CDS encoding methyl-accepting chemotaxis protein, producing MREEEENDIRVHSRRALGVFTAWVLPVAPVAAYLNGMTMGVAGRDGVLAVAVVLPPIVVLLGLLYPYVALRALLTHALRTRASDAPGARLERILRLPWRAAVASSCVAWTLGGFFFSLPVCLWFQKDLFRVGVGTLIGLACGVVLGFPICITLERALLPLALAEQRRQPELVLTGQGLSWPRLAWFLPFTFVGSTLSTLMLSGCVVVMKLLHLRDTLMAQMVADGAHRSAARVLELGDALASELGWALAWVGGILLLLPTATTWLLARRQASAAGAVRTAIESLAAGRAQAPAWVSTDEIGDLAAGMNAVLAKLRRLPRALQASASQLSEAGGHLSTANDEQRESITRQAAALREAQVTSEEIKRTSVAAAQRAESVLLVAARAEELGRTGEEAVAQSLKGLTAIRGAVDGIQQRLSRLADSTTQIGEITEAVKDLADQSHLLAVNAAIEAARSGEAGRGFAVVAQEMRGLSNQSIQATRRIHSILLEISRGIGDAARMGMVGEAQVSEGLEQMRASGDSLRALSRISQESSTAARQIASAVTAQNAGFTQVFTAIGELSQIMGATLTRLESTREATRALQSVSHEVERMAEQFNVHEDEDPVPVAPEPPGAPAAG
- a CDS encoding HAMP domain-containing histidine kinase, whose amino-acid sequence is MKHPFASSRPWEALGSLSARLLVAFLVPTLLFLTLAGVTVYALARASLEDELGTGLSALAAATASQVNGERMLTIEPGDDQGGTRTWRALARLLDGVRTASGVRRIYAVDTAGRVRADSTGSLPVGAEVPELARDRLELSRVFAGGRAASQVLFTGSDGQLYKTGYAPILQDGQVVGAVAVEGSAAYFVPLRRMGRAFAVASAVALLVLALIAVLTARGLARPLGRLMDSALRIGRGDLTTPVPPEPTREIGVLARELEEMRRALEGRDRQLKLMLAGVAHEVRNPLGGIALFSGLLDEDLKAGSHPEAGAHVARIQREVAYLQRIVEDFLAFAREQPLARAPVEAPALVDGACELLSMEAEARGVVLEVDAAPARLEADGSLLTAALVNLVKNAVQASPPGAPVRVTGHAQDGRYTIHVRDQGPGVPETQRERIFEPFFTTREQGTGLGLPLARKIARAHGGELALTSQPGATTFLLTLPLAPQEAPEPQARGPRPRGR